The segment GGCCACTCGGGTTGCGGTCGGGGTCGCCCGGGTGGATGATGGGACCATGGATCCGCAGGCCCCCAGCCCTAATGCAGCCCCCCCGGGTGACACGAGACGTCCAGGGGTCGCTGTCGGGGATGAAAGGGTCGAGGCCGCCTTCGACCGGATGGAGTCCCACCCGCGGTCCCTGCGGTTCGCCTGGGCTTACGTGCTCGCTGGGGCGGTGTGGGCGGCGGGGAGCGTGGGTCCGATCTCGGTAGTGGAACTGGCCGGGGTGCCGCTGGCGATCGCCTTCCTCACCAGCCTGGACGTCGTCTGGCCGGTCCTGCGGTGGTGGGTGCGACAGCGGCTGGTCTGGCTGCTCGCGGCCTGGGCGGCTTGGGTGGGGCTGAGCCTGCTGTGGTCCCTCAAGCCGGAAAAGGGCGTGTGGGAACTGGCGAGCCTGCGGTTCGCGTACCCGCTGCTCGCGGCGTGGCCGCTGCTGCGGCACCGGCGGGCGGTGATCTATGCGTTGTGCATGGGGTTCCTGGCGACGAACGCGTCGCAGTTAGCGCTGTGGCTGGGGCACACGCTGGACCTCAAGTGGCTGATGTTCAAGGAGTGGCACCCGCGGAATGCGGGCTGGTGGGGGCACGCGACGGTGTGCGGGTACCTGTTCGTGGCCGCGTTGGGGCTGCATCTGCCCGCGGCCATGATGGGGCGGGGCTGGGCGCGATGGGCAGGGCTGGCGGGCGGTCTCGTGACGGTCGCGGGGATGATCGCGACGGGGGCGCGGGGAGCCTGGATCGCGGGCGCGGCGTTGATCGTGCTGGTCGCGGGGGTGGCGCTGGTGACGCGCCGGTGGTCGTTGCGGACGGCGGCGATCGCGGGGGTGGTGCTGGCGGTGGCCGTCGCGGGCGGGTGGCTGGTCGCGGGCGAGTCGATCGCGAGGCGCGGGCGCGAGGGTGTGCAGGAGGTGCGGGCGGCCCTCACGCAGGAGCAGTACGAGACGGACACCGGCGCCCGCATCAAGTTCGCGAAGTGGGCGGTGGAGATGGGAGTTGAGAAGCCGCTGCTGGGGCACGGCGCGGGCAGCTACTGGACGTGGGTGCAGCGGCGGCTGAGCGAGCAGGGCGTTGATCCCGCGAGCGTGCGCACCGCGCCGCAGGCGCACAACCTGTGGCTGCACGCGTGGGCGACGCTGGGGGTGGTGGGCGTGGTGCTGGCCGCGGCCATCGCGTGGATGGCGACGCGCGGGGCCTTCGCGGGTTTGACGCGCGAGCAGCTGGGGACCTACGACGCGGGGCCGGCGTTTGCGCTGGTGGGCATGCTGCTGGTGACGCCGTTCGATGTGGCGTACGTGAACTCGCCGCCGTCGGCGCTGCTGGCGGTGCTGTTCGCGTTGTCCTTGTGGCCGCGGCCTTTGCGTGAGCCGCTGGGGGGGCGGTACGCATGAGCCCTGTACCTGCCGACATAGCCGTGCACCGGCTGGCGCTGGGCCTCCTTGCGGCCACGCTCGCGCTGCTCGTGTGGTCGGGGATCCGGCCGCACGACTACCCCACGTGGGCACTCGAGGTCTCGCCCGCGGTGATCGGCCTCATCGTGCTCGCGATCACCTACCGCCGCTTCCGGCTGACGCCCCTGTGCTACTGGCTGATCGCCGCGCACATGGCCATCCTGATTGTCGGGGGCCACTACACCTACGCGGAGGTCCCGGTCGGGAACTGGGCCCGTGACACGTTCGGCCTCTCGCGCAACCACTACGACCGCGTTGGGCACTTCGTGCAGGGCTTCACGCCGGCAATCATCGCCCGCGAGGTGTTGGTGCGCAACCGCGTCGTCGCGCGACGTGGGTGGCTGGGCTTCCTGGTGGTCTCGATCTGCACGGCCATCAGCGGCGTGTATGAGCTGGTCGAATGGGCCGTGGCGGAGATTGACCAGGCAGGGTCGGCCGCGTTCCTGGGAACGCAGGGCGACATATGGGACACGCAGAAGGACATTGCGCTGTGCCTCATTGGCGCGACGGTGTCGGTGCTGACGTTGTCGAGGTTGCACCAGCGGCAGATCGAAAAGGCAGAACACGGAGCGAGGAACTGAGAATCCGAGGGATCGATCTCGATCCCTCCTCCGATCCTCTCCGTGAACTCCGTGTTCGGCCTTCCGTCTTGTCGTCAGTTCAGCAGGCCGACCCGCCCAGCACGCGGAAGAAGCTCTCGATGTCGGCGTCGGTGCCGTAATCGCCGTCGGCATTGAAGTCGCTGCTCCCGCATGTGGAGCAGCAGTTGCCCGCGAGGCAGGCGAAGAACGCCTCGATGTCTGCGTCGGTGCCGGAGTCGCCGTCGCCGTTGAAGTCCTGGCTGCCGCAGCCGGGGACCGTGCCCACGTACACGCTCGCGTCGTCGAGGTTGATCCAGCCGATGTTCTCGCCCCACGCGTAGCCGCGGAGGCGGCGGTCGAAGAAGTCGATGCGCGCGGGCTGCGGCGGGTCGGCCAGGGCGCCGCCGCCGAAGTTGATCCACCCGGCGTTCTCGCTCCAGGCAAAGCCGCTGAGGTGGCCGGTGGCGTTGTCGACATTGACGCCGTGGTCAAGGCCTGAGGTGTTGGCGTACTGGCCGGCGCTGCCCGGCCCATCACCCAGGGTGATCCAGCCGAGGTTCTCCGCCCACAGATGCCCCGCGAGGTACGAAGGCGCGATGGTCACGCTCGCCGACGACGAAGAGCCCCAGTTGATCCAGCCCGCGTTCTCGCCCCAGCAGAAGGTGTGCGCTGGGTCGATGGTGGCTTGAGCCCGCGCGTCGAACGCAATGGCTGCAAGACCTAGGGCTGCTGCGAGCACGGGTGCGGTGCGGATGGCGTTCATGGCGAGCCTCCGCAACTCAGGACACCAGGTTCGACCACGGGTTGCTCGAGCCATTGGCTGGGCGGATGTCGCCGGGGGGGCACATCGTGATGGGCCCGAAGGAGCTGCTGCCGAAGTCGAACGGCGGTGAGGCCGCGTCGTAGCCCTGGGCGCAGTTGCAGGTGCAGAGGCAGCGCGTCACGCTCGAGTCGACCACGACCGCCATGCTGACCGAGCCGCTGCCCCCACCGCCGCCCGCGAACTGGTTGCCGTCGATCAGGCAGCCGTCTGCGCCGGGCGCGACGTGGATGCCGATCGGGCAGTTGGAGAAGCTGTTCTCTTCGATGCAGCAGCGCCCGCCCGTGATCGTCAGGGCCGCGCTGCTCACCGGGCTGGGCACCGTGTTGGAGAACACGCAGTACCCGACGTTGCACTGCATCTGGCAGGTGGAGCCATGGCTGAGCACGCTCTTGCACTCGTCGAGGCAGCACTGGCTGCCGCAGGTGAACGCGGGACCCTGGTGGCTCAGCACATCGCAGCAGGTGATGCACGAGCCGTCGCCGCAGCGGATCGCGCCGCCGCTGCCGCCCACCACGGCACACTCCTCCACGCAGCTGCCCGAACCAACGCTGCACGCCTCACCTTCGCACTGCCGCCACTCGCAGTCGTAGACCTCGCTCCCCGGCCCGCAACGGGCGACCGAGTAGCCGGCGGGGCAGGTGCAGCGGCGGAACGTGCAGTCGCTCACGAAGGAACTGGGGC is part of the Phycisphaerales bacterium genome and harbors:
- a CDS encoding O-antigen ligase family protein, whose product is MELAGVPLAIAFLTSLDVVWPVLRWWVRQRLVWLLAAWAAWVGLSLLWSLKPEKGVWELASLRFAYPLLAAWPLLRHRRAVIYALCMGFLATNASQLALWLGHTLDLKWLMFKEWHPRNAGWWGHATVCGYLFVAALGLHLPAAMMGRGWARWAGLAGGLVTVAGMIATGARGAWIAGAALIVLVAGVALVTRRWSLRTAAIAGVVLAVAVAGGWLVAGESIARRGREGVQEVRAALTQEQYETDTGARIKFAKWAVEMGVEKPLLGHGAGSYWTWVQRRLSEQGVDPASVRTAPQAHNLWLHAWATLGVVGVVLAAAIAWMATRGAFAGLTREQLGTYDAGPAFALVGMLLVTPFDVAYVNSPPSALLAVLFALSLWPRPLREPLGGRYA
- a CDS encoding DUF2238 domain-containing protein — translated: MSPVPADIAVHRLALGLLAATLALLVWSGIRPHDYPTWALEVSPAVIGLIVLAITYRRFRLTPLCYWLIAAHMAILIVGGHYTYAEVPVGNWARDTFGLSRNHYDRVGHFVQGFTPAIIAREVLVRNRVVARRGWLGFLVVSICTAISGVYELVEWAVAEIDQAGSAAFLGTQGDIWDTQKDIALCLIGATVSVLTLSRLHQRQIEKAEHGARN